One Pseudomonas abieticivorans genomic region harbors:
- the prpB gene encoding methylisocitrate lyase, translated as MNNKSTPGQRFRDAVASEHPLQVVGAINANHALLAKRAGFKAIYLSGGGVAAGSLGLPDLGITGLDDVLTDVRRITDVCDLPLLVDVDTGFGSSAFNVARTVRSMIKFGAAAIHIEDQVGAKRCGHRPNKEIVSQQEMVDRIKAAVDARTDDSFVIMARTDALAVEGLESALDRAAACIEAGADMIFPEAITQLEMYKLFANRVKAPILANITEFGATPLFTVEELASADVSLALYPLSAFRAMNKAAENVYTALRRDGTQKNVIDTMQTRMELYDAIDYHVFERKLDALFAQKKA; from the coding sequence ATGAATAATAAAAGCACCCCCGGCCAACGCTTTCGCGATGCCGTCGCCAGCGAACACCCCTTGCAGGTGGTGGGCGCGATCAATGCCAACCATGCGTTATTGGCCAAACGGGCCGGCTTCAAGGCCATCTACCTGTCCGGTGGCGGCGTCGCGGCGGGCTCCCTGGGCTTGCCGGACCTGGGCATTACCGGGCTCGACGACGTGCTCACCGACGTGCGGCGCATCACCGATGTGTGCGACCTGCCGCTGCTGGTGGATGTGGACACCGGCTTCGGCAGCTCGGCCTTCAACGTGGCGCGCACCGTGCGTTCGATGATCAAGTTCGGCGCCGCGGCCATTCATATCGAAGACCAGGTGGGGGCCAAGCGCTGTGGCCACCGCCCCAACAAAGAGATCGTCAGCCAACAGGAAATGGTCGACCGCATCAAGGCCGCCGTCGATGCCCGCACCGACGACAGCTTCGTGATCATGGCCCGCACCGATGCCCTGGCGGTAGAAGGCCTGGAGTCTGCGCTAGACCGCGCCGCCGCCTGCATCGAGGCCGGCGCCGACATGATTTTCCCCGAAGCCATTACCCAGCTTGAGATGTACAAGCTGTTCGCCAACCGAGTAAAGGCGCCGATCCTGGCCAACATCACCGAGTTCGGCGCAACGCCGCTGTTTACCGTGGAGGAGTTGGCCAGCGCCGACGTCTCGCTGGCGCTCTACCCGCTGTCGGCCTTCCGCGCCATGAACAAGGCCGCCGAGAACGTCTACACCGCGCTGCGCCGCGACGGCACGCAGAAAAATGTCATCGACACCATGCAAACTCGCATGGAGCTTTACGACGCCATTGATTACCACGTCTTCGAGCGCAAGCTCGATGCATTGTTTGCGCAGAAGAAAGCCTGA
- a CDS encoding GntR family transcriptional regulator: MLTSSAAALPADDSETLSENVFRRIQSAIVKGEIAPGSKISEPELARTYGISRGPLREAIHRLEGQRLLVRIPHVGARVVSLNRAELIELYEIRESLEGMACRLAAERMTLEEIDELRRVLETHERDAAFQAGIGYYQQEGDFDFHYRIIQGAGNRTLTQMLCGELYQLVRMYRIQFSATPNRPHQAFAEHHRILDAIADRDGELAELLMRRHIGASKRNIERHYQDAAQTVSPRGES, translated from the coding sequence ATGCTCACTTCCTCTGCCGCCGCCCTGCCCGCTGACGATTCTGAAACCCTCTCGGAAAACGTCTTTCGCCGTATCCAGTCGGCCATCGTCAAGGGCGAAATCGCCCCGGGCAGCAAAATCTCGGAACCGGAGTTGGCGCGCACCTATGGCATCAGCCGCGGGCCGTTGCGCGAGGCCATCCACCGCCTGGAGGGCCAGCGCCTGCTGGTACGCATCCCTCATGTCGGCGCGCGGGTGGTGTCGCTCAACCGTGCCGAACTGATCGAACTTTACGAAATCCGTGAGTCACTGGAGGGCATGGCCTGCCGCCTGGCCGCCGAGCGCATGACCCTGGAAGAAATCGACGAGCTGCGCCGCGTGCTGGAAACCCACGAACGCGACGCGGCCTTCCAGGCGGGTATCGGTTACTACCAGCAGGAAGGCGATTTCGACTTTCATTACCGCATCATCCAGGGCGCCGGCAACCGCACCCTCACCCAGATGCTTTGTGGCGAGCTGTACCAATTGGTGCGCATGTACCGCATCCAGTTCTCTGCCACGCCCAACCGCCCCCACCAGGCGTTTGCCGAACACCACCGCATTCTCGACGCCATCGCCGACCGCGATGGCGAACTGGCTGAACTGCTGATGCGCCGACACATCGGCGCCTCCAAGCGAAATATCGAGCGTCATTACCAGGACGCCGCTCAAACCGTTAGTCCAAGAGGCGAGTCATGA
- a CDS encoding CerR family C-terminal domain-containing protein translates to MARHRPATEGGYQRGEDTRVRIIEAALGLFAERGFEGASTRDIATAAGVNAPALQYYFDNKEGVYVACVEHILTRIWDQLATTVNAAEALVATPQASDEALIEAYLGILGGFMSFIHDTPQSDHWRRFMAREQAGLGPQSAFDLMDQGFNKRLGHVTRSIVGRLIGRSATDEVTIIRALAFNSQGMVFRVLRRPVLSALGWESIDLERMETVRRILLSQNRLTLQALVHERESGRPV, encoded by the coding sequence ATGGCACGACATCGACCCGCAACCGAAGGCGGCTACCAGCGCGGCGAAGACACCCGCGTGCGCATCATCGAGGCGGCGCTGGGGCTGTTTGCCGAACGCGGCTTCGAAGGCGCTTCGACCCGCGACATCGCTACTGCCGCCGGGGTCAATGCGCCTGCGCTGCAGTATTACTTCGATAACAAGGAAGGCGTGTACGTGGCGTGCGTGGAGCACATCCTCACGCGCATCTGGGACCAACTGGCCACGACCGTGAACGCGGCCGAGGCGCTGGTCGCGACACCCCAGGCGAGTGACGAGGCGCTGATCGAGGCGTACCTGGGCATTCTTGGCGGGTTCATGTCGTTTATCCACGACACGCCGCAGTCCGATCACTGGCGCCGCTTCATGGCTCGTGAACAGGCGGGCCTGGGACCTCAATCGGCGTTTGACCTGATGGACCAAGGCTTCAACAAGCGCCTGGGGCACGTGACCCGCAGCATCGTCGGCCGGCTGATCGGGCGCAGCGCCACCGACGAGGTCACCATCATCCGCGCCCTGGCGTTCAACAGCCAGGGCATGGTGTTCCGCGTGCTACGCCGGCCGGTGCTCAGTGCGCTGGGCTGGGAGAGCATCGACCTGGAACGCATGGAGACGGTGCGGCGGATATTGCTCTCGCAAAACCGCTTGACCTTGCAGGCACTGGTGCACGAGCGCGAATCGGGAAGACCGGTATAA
- a CDS encoding HlyD family secretion protein, which yields MSVDRPLGQHDRLQPVADTAPAERNAKPRRVLLGLGALALVAGLGWGAHWWFSGRFFESTDDAYLQADSMTVAPKVGGYVAQVLVGDNDTVAVGQPLVRLDARKYQAALDEAQATVASRQADVARAEADLKQQDASIAQAKAELAGASADARHAQGQVQRYAPLARSGAETEERLADLDNKAAQANTGLAAHQAAVLSAQTRVGTLKAQLQQTRAQLAVAQASAQQAQLDLADTTVVSTLAGRVADRSVRVGQFTQPGTRLLTVVPVQALYLTANFKETQIGQMRPGQKVTVHVDALPGQELAGHIDSLSPGTGSQFALLPSQNATGNFTKIVQRVPVRIQLDVPDDVRAVLVPGLSATVDVDLRHHG from the coding sequence ATGTCCGTCGATCGTCCCCTGGGTCAACACGACCGTCTGCAACCTGTGGCTGATACCGCGCCCGCCGAGCGCAATGCCAAACCCCGTCGTGTGCTGCTGGGCTTGGGCGCGCTGGCCCTGGTGGCCGGGCTGGGCTGGGGCGCGCACTGGTGGTTCAGTGGGCGATTCTTCGAAAGCACCGATGACGCCTACCTGCAGGCCGACAGCATGACCGTGGCGCCCAAGGTCGGCGGTTACGTGGCGCAGGTACTGGTGGGGGATAACGACACGGTCGCGGTCGGCCAGCCCTTGGTACGCCTGGATGCGCGCAAATACCAGGCTGCCCTGGACGAGGCCCAGGCCACCGTGGCCTCGCGCCAGGCCGACGTGGCCCGCGCCGAGGCCGACCTTAAACAGCAGGACGCCAGCATTGCCCAGGCGAAGGCGGAACTGGCCGGTGCCAGTGCCGATGCCCGGCATGCCCAGGGGCAGGTACAGCGTTATGCCCCACTGGCCCGCTCCGGTGCGGAGACCGAAGAGCGCCTGGCTGACCTTGACAACAAGGCAGCGCAAGCCAACACCGGCCTTGCGGCCCACCAGGCGGCGGTGCTGTCGGCGCAAACCCGGGTGGGCACCCTCAAGGCACAGTTGCAGCAGACCCGCGCGCAACTGGCAGTGGCCCAGGCCAGCGCGCAGCAGGCGCAACTGGACCTGGCGGACACCACGGTGGTCAGCACCCTGGCCGGGCGGGTGGCCGACCGCAGCGTACGCGTGGGCCAGTTCACCCAGCCGGGCACCCGGCTGTTGACCGTGGTGCCGGTGCAGGCGCTGTACCTGACCGCCAACTTCAAGGAAACCCAGATCGGCCAGATGCGCCCTGGGCAAAAAGTGACCGTGCACGTGGACGCCTTGCCGGGCCAGGAATTGGCCGGGCATATCGACAGCCTGTCGCCGGGCACTGGCTCGCAGTTCGCGCTGCTGCCATCGCAAAATGCCACGGGCAACTTCACCAAGATCGTCCAGAGGGTGCCGGTGCGCATCCAACTGGATGTGCCCGACGATGTGCGGGCGGTGCTGGTACCAGGCCTGTCGGCCACCGTGGACGTGGACCTGCGCCACCATGGTTGA
- a CDS encoding MDR family MFS transporter gives MVEALATPAPAAAPRAANATLTDWVAVAAGSLGALLATLDISITNSALPQIQGQIGASGTEGTWISTGYLMSEIVMIPLAAWLTRVFGLRRFLMGTAIMFTVFSMYCGLSTSLMAMVVGRIGQGFAGGAMIPTAQTIIRTRLPAHQMSVGMAVFGLTVLLGPLMGPVVGGWLTENASWRWCFFVNVPVSVALVALLWSGLKPEKSDLEQFIKADWTGILGLALGLSTLTVVLEEGQRERWFDSTLIIGLSLLSALGFFLVALGQFTARKPIVRLGLLRNPRYASVIFIVSTVGAAIYGISYLLPQFLGNIAGYNAQQAGSIMLLSGLPAFLLMPVLPKLLQSADSRWLVSLGLVMFAASCFMDVNLTSDSVGHDFYASQLVRGFAQILAMMPLNSASMAAVATHEAGDAAGLYNMARNLGGSIGLALMGVLIDRRQSYHDAMIRESLTANSTLGQDHMAAQTQGFLAQTGDQALAQLKAIAQLSASVARQASVMTFNECFYLLGIALVVCIPLALLLQKPAASPVR, from the coding sequence ATGGTTGAGGCCCTCGCGACGCCTGCGCCGGCCGCCGCGCCGCGTGCCGCCAACGCTACGCTCACCGACTGGGTCGCCGTGGCGGCCGGATCCCTGGGTGCATTGCTGGCGACCCTGGACATTTCCATCACCAACTCGGCCCTGCCACAAATCCAAGGCCAGATCGGCGCCTCCGGCACCGAGGGCACCTGGATCTCCACCGGTTATTTGATGTCGGAGATCGTCATGATCCCCCTGGCGGCCTGGCTGACCCGGGTGTTTGGCCTGCGCCGGTTTTTGATGGGCACCGCGATCATGTTCACGGTGTTTTCCATGTACTGCGGCCTGTCCACCAGCCTGATGGCGATGGTGGTGGGGCGCATCGGCCAGGGCTTTGCCGGCGGGGCGATGATCCCCACCGCGCAAACCATCATCCGCACGCGCTTGCCGGCGCACCAGATGTCGGTGGGCATGGCGGTGTTCGGCCTGACGGTGCTGCTGGGGCCGTTGATGGGCCCAGTGGTGGGCGGCTGGCTGACCGAGAACGCCAGTTGGCGCTGGTGTTTCTTTGTTAACGTGCCGGTCAGCGTGGCCTTGGTGGCCTTGCTGTGGAGCGGCCTCAAGCCGGAGAAGTCCGACCTGGAGCAGTTTATCAAGGCCGACTGGACCGGCATTCTCGGCCTGGCCCTGGGCTTGAGCACGCTGACCGTGGTGCTGGAAGAAGGCCAGCGCGAACGCTGGTTCGACTCGACCTTGATCATCGGCCTGAGCCTGTTGTCGGCCTTGGGCTTTTTCCTGGTGGCGCTGGGGCAGTTCACCGCGCGCAAACCCATCGTGCGCCTGGGCCTGCTGCGCAACCCGCGCTACGCCTCGGTGATCTTCATCGTCTCGACCGTTGGCGCGGCCATCTATGGCATCAGTTACCTGCTGCCGCAGTTCCTGGGCAACATCGCCGGCTACAACGCCCAGCAGGCTGGCTCCATCATGCTGCTGTCGGGGTTGCCGGCGTTCCTGTTGATGCCGGTGCTGCCCAAACTGCTGCAGAGTGCCGACAGCCGCTGGCTGGTCAGCCTGGGGCTGGTGATGTTCGCCGCCAGTTGCTTTATGGACGTGAACTTGACCAGCGACAGCGTGGGCCATGACTTCTATGCCTCGCAACTGGTGCGCGGCTTTGCCCAGATCCTGGCGATGATGCCCCTGAACTCGGCGTCCATGGCGGCGGTCGCCACCCATGAAGCAGGGGACGCGGCCGGGCTCTACAACATGGCGCGCAACCTGGGGGGCTCGATCGGCCTGGCGCTGATGGGAGTGCTGATTGACCGTCGGCAAAGCTATCACGACGCGATGATCCGTGAGTCGCTGACCGCCAACAGCACCCTGGGCCAGGACCACATGGCCGCCCAGACCCAAGGCTTCCTGGCCCAGACCGGCGACCAGGCTCTGGCCCAACTCAAGGCCATTGCCCAACTGAGCGCCAGCGTCGCGCGCCAGGCGTCGGTGATGACTTTCAACGAATGCTTTTACCTGCTGGGGATCGCCTTGGTGGTGTGCATTCCGTTGGCCCTATTACTCCAGAAACCTGCCGCGAGCCCTGTACGATGA
- a CDS encoding efflux transporter outer membrane subunit, translated as MTPRPLVLAVTLALLAGCTVGPDYHGAPVVAEKTLAAGRLPHADPAAASVPAAADWWRGLGDSQLDTLVEAALKDSPDIQTAQARLRQARAGLSSEQAAGRPKVSTNLTAVRLRSPDLSQLTGGDSGGGRGPLQLYLADFDASWELDLFGGTRRAIEAASASAQASSAQLADTQVQLAADVVQAYVSLRDQQARLALVNASADLEAQVVDLTRQRRGRGVASQLQLEQVTTQWQTTQAQRLPLQADIIESLDQLAVLCNLEPGALDSRLAQPADLPKVPASVPVADPAALLKARPDIRAAERQLASSNAQIGEKKADWFPKLSLMGDLGFSAGDPSHLARKDNGTWLLIPRLSWNALDFGRVAASIDSAEGGRDEAQAHYRSVVLGALRDADSALARYGHQRENVVLLRDIEASSGRAASLTRERYDAGTASTLDWLDAERTRFDAEQNRISGDAQLLKDFASLHKALGLGWRPVNG; from the coding sequence ATGACCCCAAGACCCTTAGTGCTCGCTGTGACCCTGGCGTTGCTCGCCGGCTGTACCGTGGGCCCGGATTACCACGGCGCCCCCGTGGTGGCCGAGAAAACCCTGGCCGCCGGGCGTTTGCCCCACGCCGACCCTGCGGCAGCCAGCGTGCCCGCCGCCGCCGATTGGTGGCGGGGCCTGGGTGATAGCCAGCTGGACACATTGGTGGAGGCCGCGCTCAAGGACAGCCCGGACATCCAGACCGCCCAGGCACGTTTGCGCCAGGCGCGCGCGGGCTTGAGCAGCGAGCAGGCGGCGGGGCGGCCCAAGGTCAGCACTAACCTGACCGCCGTGCGCCTGCGCTCGCCGGACCTGTCGCAGTTGACCGGGGGTGACAGTGGCGGCGGCCGTGGCCCGTTGCAGCTGTACCTGGCCGATTTCGATGCCAGTTGGGAGCTCGACCTGTTCGGTGGCACGCGCCGGGCCATTGAAGCGGCGAGCGCCAGCGCCCAGGCCTCCAGCGCACAACTGGCCGACACCCAGGTGCAACTGGCGGCCGACGTGGTGCAGGCCTACGTGAGCCTGCGTGACCAACAGGCGCGGCTGGCCCTGGTCAATGCCTCGGCCGACCTGGAGGCCCAGGTGGTGGACTTGACCCGCCAGCGTCGCGGCCGCGGCGTGGCCTCACAGCTGCAACTGGAGCAGGTGACCACCCAGTGGCAAACCACCCAAGCCCAGCGTTTGCCGCTGCAGGCCGACATTATCGAGTCGCTGGACCAGTTGGCGGTGCTGTGCAACCTTGAGCCAGGCGCGCTGGACAGCCGCCTGGCGCAACCTGCCGACCTGCCCAAGGTGCCCGCCAGCGTGCCGGTGGCAGACCCCGCCGCACTGCTAAAAGCGCGCCCGGACATCCGCGCGGCCGAACGCCAACTGGCATCGAGCAACGCGCAGATCGGCGAAAAGAAAGCCGACTGGTTCCCCAAATTGTCGCTGATGGGCGACCTGGGCTTCAGCGCTGGTGACCCCTCGCACCTGGCGCGCAAGGACAACGGCACCTGGCTGCTGATCCCGCGCTTGAGCTGGAACGCCCTGGACTTTGGTCGCGTGGCCGCCAGCATCGACAGCGCCGAAGGTGGGCGCGACGAAGCCCAGGCGCATTACCGCAGCGTGGTGTTGGGCGCCTTGCGCGATGCCGACAGCGCGCTTGCACGCTACGGCCACCAGCGCGAGAACGTGGTGCTGTTGCGCGACATCGAAGCCTCGTCGGGGCGCGCCGCCAGCCTGACCCGCGAGCGCTATGACGCCGGCACCGCCAGCACCCTGGACTGGCTGGACGCCGAACGCACGCGCTTCGATGCCGAACAAAATCGCATCAGCGGCGACGCGCAATTGCTCAAGGACTTTGCCTCGCTGCACAAGGCCCTGGGCCTGGGCTGGCGACCGGTCAATGGCTAG
- a CDS encoding ABC transporter ATP-binding protein gives MNDLIETRQLSRLDANTGSVLLHPTDYRLNGGDRVAITGPSGSGKSVFLRALALLDAPSRGELLFKGHPVAPDHVPAYRSRVCYIAQKPGLLDGTVADNLRYPYGLKVFAKARFDLPTVQRLLAQAGKPAAFLDKHSADLSGGEAQVLALVRVLQLDPDVLLLDEPTAALDPASAAQVEQLVGAWFGQAPGTRAYLWVSHDPQQAQRVSNRQLNMIAGALA, from the coding sequence TTGAATGACTTGATAGAAACGCGGCAGCTGTCGCGCCTGGATGCCAATACCGGCAGCGTCCTGCTGCACCCCACCGACTATCGCTTGAACGGCGGCGACCGGGTCGCCATCACCGGGCCGTCGGGTTCGGGAAAGAGTGTTTTCTTGCGCGCCCTGGCATTGCTGGACGCTCCCAGCCGTGGCGAGTTGCTGTTCAAGGGCCACCCTGTGGCACCTGACCACGTCCCGGCCTATCGCAGCCGGGTGTGCTACATCGCGCAAAAGCCTGGGCTATTGGACGGCACGGTGGCCGACAACCTGCGTTACCCCTATGGCCTGAAAGTGTTTGCCAAAGCGCGTTTCGACTTGCCGACGGTCCAGCGATTGCTGGCACAGGCGGGCAAACCGGCCGCTTTTTTGGACAAGCACAGTGCTGACCTGTCCGGCGGCGAGGCACAAGTGCTGGCGCTGGTTCGGGTGTTGCAGTTGGACCCCGACGTGCTGCTGCTGGACGAACCCACCGCCGCGCTGGACCCGGCCTCGGCCGCGCAGGTCGAGCAATTGGTGGGCGCCTGGTTCGGCCAGGCACCCGGCACGCGGGCGTACTTGTGGGTGTCCCATGACCCGCAGCAGGCGCAGCGCGTGAGCAACCGGCAATTGAACATGATCGCAGGGGCCCTGGCATGA
- a CDS encoding ABC transporter permease, with product MNYQSLSAWDIGIAACLVLINGVLSLLLKLGLGRQLLVASVRTVVQLLAIGYVLGWIFRYPYWYVVVPVMCLMTLIAGLSASARGQRTYAGQRTDSIVSIWLGTWLVAAVGLLAVIGVHPWYEPQYAIPILGMILGNTLTGVSLGIERMTQELTAGRGVIEMTLALGGSRWEAARLPARQAVRAGMIPTLNQMSVVGLVSLPGMMTGQVLAGENPMEAVRYQIVIMFLIAAASALGTVIAVLLTYRRLFSAGHRFEASKLLLRR from the coding sequence ATGAACTATCAAAGCCTGTCGGCCTGGGACATTGGCATCGCGGCGTGCCTGGTATTGATCAATGGCGTGTTGTCGCTGCTGCTCAAATTGGGCCTGGGCCGTCAGTTGCTGGTGGCCTCGGTGCGCACGGTGGTGCAATTGCTGGCCATCGGTTACGTGCTGGGCTGGATCTTCCGGTACCCCTATTGGTACGTGGTAGTGCCGGTGATGTGCCTGATGACCCTGATTGCCGGCCTGTCGGCGTCCGCGCGCGGCCAGCGCACCTACGCCGGCCAACGCACCGACAGCATCGTCTCGATCTGGCTGGGCACCTGGCTGGTCGCGGCTGTAGGGTTGCTGGCCGTGATCGGCGTGCACCCCTGGTACGAGCCGCAATACGCCATCCCGATCCTGGGCATGATTTTGGGCAACACCCTGACCGGCGTCTCGTTGGGCATCGAACGCATGACCCAGGAGCTGACCGCCGGGCGCGGGGTGATCGAAATGACCCTGGCCCTGGGCGGCAGCCGCTGGGAAGCTGCGCGCCTGCCCGCACGCCAGGCGGTGCGCGCGGGCATGATCCCGACCCTGAACCAGATGAGCGTGGTGGGCCTGGTCAGCTTGCCGGGCATGATGACCGGCCAGGTGCTGGCCGGTGAAAACCCGATGGAGGCGGTGCGCTACCAGATCGTCATCATGTTCCTGATCGCGGCGGCGTCGGCGCTCGGCACCGTGATTGCGGTACTGCTGACGTATCGGCGGCTGTTTTCGGCGGGGCATCGGTTCGAGGCCAGCAAGTTGCTGCTTCGCCGTTAG
- a CDS encoding aminotransferase class V-fold PLP-dependent enzyme, which produces MPDLTTLRDDTPGTHQVMHFNNAGAALQPSAVLNAVTAHLHNEALWGGYEAAALASAPLDAVYRSIARLLNAHPQEIAVVENATRAWDMAFYALPLQPGEVILTSSNEYVGNYIPYLQLQRQRGIEIQVLADDHNGQVSLSALAERLAQPGVALVSLPLLATDGGPLQPVREIGALCRAAGVTFLLDACQGVGQLPLDVREIGCHILTATSRKYLRGPRGMGFLYIEKGLCEQLEPPFLDLHAATLVGPAQFDIRSDARRFEAWECNVAAKLGLGAAVDYALEVDVERIWERIQQLAGYLRRELSGIAGVQGEDAGVCTSGIVTFTLDACSPLRVKQVLAQASKPINVSVTRGRTGPERVRASVHAYNTEAEIDALVAAVRGITAV; this is translated from the coding sequence ATGCCCGACCTGACCACCTTGCGCGACGACACCCCTGGCACCCACCAGGTCATGCACTTCAACAACGCCGGGGCCGCGTTGCAGCCCTCCGCCGTGCTGAACGCCGTGACCGCGCACCTGCACAACGAGGCCCTGTGGGGCGGCTACGAGGCCGCCGCCCTGGCCAGCGCCCCGTTGGACGCCGTGTACCGCTCCATCGCCCGGTTGCTCAATGCCCACCCACAGGAAATCGCCGTGGTCGAGAACGCCACGCGCGCCTGGGACATGGCCTTCTACGCACTGCCGTTGCAGCCAGGTGAGGTGATCCTGACCAGCAGCAACGAGTACGTCGGCAATTACATCCCCTACCTGCAGTTGCAGCGCCAGCGTGGCATCGAGATCCAGGTGCTGGCCGATGACCACAATGGCCAGGTGTCACTGAGCGCCTTGGCCGAACGCCTGGCGCAACCGGGCGTGGCGCTGGTGTCATTGCCGCTGCTGGCCACCGATGGCGGCCCGCTGCAACCGGTGCGCGAGATCGGCGCCCTGTGCCGTGCCGCCGGGGTGACCTTTTTACTGGATGCCTGCCAGGGCGTCGGGCAACTGCCGCTGGATGTGCGGGAGATCGGCTGCCATATCCTCACCGCGACCAGCCGCAAATACCTGCGAGGGCCGCGCGGCATGGGCTTTTTGTATATCGAAAAAGGCCTGTGCGAACAGCTCGAGCCGCCGTTTCTGGACCTGCACGCGGCCACCCTGGTGGGGCCGGCGCAGTTCGACATTCGCAGCGATGCCCGGCGCTTCGAGGCTTGGGAATGCAATGTCGCGGCCAAGCTGGGCCTGGGGGCTGCGGTGGACTATGCACTGGAGGTCGACGTCGAGCGGATCTGGGAGCGTATCCAGCAGTTGGCAGGCTACCTGCGGCGTGAATTATCGGGTATCGCCGGCGTGCAGGGCGAGGATGCGGGCGTGTGCACGAGCGGGATCGTCACCTTCACGCTGGACGCCTGCAGCCCGCTGAGGGTCAAGCAGGTCCTCGCCCAGGCGAGCAAACCGATCAATGTGTCGGTGACACGCGGTCGAACGGGGCCTGAGCGGGTGCGGGCCTCGGTGCATGCCTACAACACCGAGGCGGAAATCGATGCGTTGGTGGCGGCGGTTCGCGGCATCACGGCGGTGTAG
- a CDS encoding sensor domain-containing diguanylate cyclase, whose translation MKRDLRLASLLTLLVCATVALLTGWQIWTARENTLSNIEVDTLNLTQALNTYTDGMFKQSELVLIALAQIAESEGVGPPQRERLQRLIAQDMSALPQLNSVVLYDDKGNWVLSNSALRPADSNGNDREFFIHHRDHPDRGVFIGPTIRSKATNAWVISVSRRLEHADGRFAGVIAVTISLEHFLKLYQSIQVGKLGAISLTTSSGQVLVRYPFREQDIGRDLSSAPIFNDDLRQARSGTTRFASKVDGIKRLYAFKKSDQYPLVTTVAQGQAEAMQGWWDQSQKLLGVVLLLLALLVALGQRLKTHINYRIKAELQLRKSQSSLLALNDELEVLASVDKLTGLANRRHFDEFLDSELKRARRTESPLSLLLIDVDFFKLYNDTYGHIAGDQCLQQVSQIISACARRPGDRVARYGGEEIAIVMPNTDGPGCHSVARCILQAIVEAGIAHAQSPLGVITVSIGAATCVAPYGEPQALIEIADRALYQAKAEGRNRLSAL comes from the coding sequence TTGAAACGCGATTTAAGGCTGGCTTCCCTGTTGACCCTGCTGGTGTGTGCAACGGTGGCCTTGTTGACGGGCTGGCAGATCTGGACCGCGCGCGAGAACACCTTGAGCAATATCGAGGTGGACACGCTGAACCTCACCCAGGCGCTCAATACCTACACCGACGGCATGTTCAAGCAGAGCGAGCTGGTGTTGATTGCCTTGGCGCAAATCGCCGAGTCCGAGGGCGTGGGGCCCCCACAGCGCGAACGCCTGCAACGCTTGATTGCCCAGGACATGAGCGCCCTGCCCCAGCTCAACAGCGTGGTGTTGTATGACGATAAGGGCAATTGGGTGCTATCCAACTCAGCCTTGCGGCCCGCTGACTCCAACGGCAACGACCGCGAGTTCTTCATCCACCACCGTGACCACCCCGACCGCGGCGTGTTCATCGGCCCCACCATCCGCAGCAAAGCCACCAACGCCTGGGTGATTTCGGTCAGCCGGCGGCTTGAGCATGCCGATGGGCGCTTTGCCGGGGTGATCGCCGTCACCATCAGCCTGGAGCACTTCCTCAAGCTGTACCAAAGCATCCAAGTGGGCAAGCTGGGCGCCATCAGCCTGACCACCTCGAGCGGCCAGGTGCTGGTGCGCTACCCCTTCCGCGAACAGGATATTGGCCGCGACCTGTCGTCTGCGCCGATCTTCAACGACGACCTGCGCCAGGCCCGCAGCGGCACCACGCGCTTTGCCTCCAAGGTGGATGGCATCAAGCGTTTGTACGCGTTCAAGAAGAGTGACCAATACCCCTTGGTGACCACCGTGGCCCAAGGGCAGGCCGAAGCCATGCAAGGGTGGTGGGACCAGTCGCAGAAGCTTTTGGGGGTGGTGCTGTTGCTGCTGGCCTTGCTGGTGGCGCTGGGCCAGCGGCTCAAGACCCACATCAATTACCGGATCAAGGCCGAACTCCAACTGCGCAAAAGCCAGAGCTCGCTGCTGGCGCTCAACGACGAGCTGGAAGTCCTGGCGTCGGTGGACAAGCTCACGGGCCTGGCCAACCGCCGGCATTTCGATGAGTTTCTGGACAGCGAACTCAAGCGCGCCCGGCGCACCGAAAGCCCGCTGTCGCTGCTGTTGATCGACGTGGATTTTTTCAAGCTGTACAACGACACTTACGGGCATATCGCCGGCGATCAGTGCCTGCAGCAGGTCAGCCAGATCATCAGCGCTTGCGCGCGCCGGCCAGGCGACCGGGTGGCGCGTTACGGCGGTGAAGAAATCGCCATCGTGATGCCCAACACCGATGGGCCCGGCTGCCATTCGGTGGCGCGTTGCATACTGCAAGCCATCGTCGAGGCTGGGATAGCGCACGCGCAAAGCCCATTGGGCGTGATCACCGTGAGCATTGGCGCCGCCACGTGCGTGGCGCCCTATGGCGAACCACAGGCGTTGATCGAAATTGCCGATCGGGCGTTGTATCAGGCCAAGGCCGAGGGACGAAACCGCTTGAGCGCACTCTAG